The stretch of DNA AGCCTTTGGACAACCAGCAATTGTCCAAGAGCTAGTAGAGCGTCTACCTTTGACACACAACCTGTCAGTTCCAAATAAGATCATGTTAGACATTATTATGAACTTTGACATCTCAGTTATGGTGACATTACAAAATTCATCGATCACACAAGATCACACAACCTGTCACAGTTCACATATTCCTCTTTTATCAGAAAGAAAAGAGGTCATGTACTTCAAAAGATATATAACAAATGAAAGAACCACTCCAAACACAATAATGACTTTCAGATAAAAGTAGTATCCAACAAAGCCTTATCCTTTTCTTCAACATTCCCTTGCTATTGTTGATTAGACAGAACTAAATGCTTAATACCATAATAATTAGTATAAGGggaggaatatatatatatatatatatatatatatatatatatatataatataagatatGCTTCTTACTTTAGATCATCAACCTCCACTCTTATGTCACTGATACTAACACCTGGAACTTCCACTGTGATAACATATTTGCTTTCTGATTCTGCAACATCCATCCTTGGAGACCACTCAATTCCTGCACAAGTATACTCACAATGATCATTTAGCAGTTGACAAACAGCATAAAAAAAGTTCCACCGataattcaaacaatttatATGCTTCTGTTTGTCATAGCTAATCATCGAACATAACATGAAATAACTTTTTCTGAGCTCAAAAGTGCTAACCACCAATTTCAGAATAGCTAGTTTTCTTCTCAGAATGTAACTGATCTCCTCTGATCTGTCTGTTTGGCCTGGAAAATGTAGGTGGTTCAAGTGTATCAAAGCCCTGCTCCGGAGTCAGTGATTGGACCAGTGGATTTTTTGAGAGTGATTCTGCCATCGCAGGTCTAGCAAAACATGGTGCTCTTGCATTAGAAGCGAATTCAGATGCAGCACCAGCACCATGATGAGTTTTAGGAGCAAAAGTTGAGCCACCCTGAAAAATTTGTGTATCAAAGAGAAATGAATCATTTACCAAAAGGAGAAGTAAATAGAACACTGTGGAGTATTTCAAAACAATAAGAACACTTTAAGTACCTCTTCAATTGAAGTTTGCCTCATAAAATAGCCAAGAGAAGAAGATGCTTGGCGTGCAAAATACACCTTATTATCGCATCTCCGGAGCACAGAATTCAGACTTCCACTGCAGTTCTGATGTTGAACAcatattcaagaaaaaaaaaggacagCACATACAGATTATTAGAAATTGCAAACCAGAAGCTATAAAACAAATACTGTAGTCTGTTAAAAGAACATATATAGAAGGTGTAGCTAGTGTCTCAGAATTAAGGAAACACTATGTTTCAAAAGGGGACAGAGATGAAGAAAAAGCTTCAAAAATACATTGATTTGATGATGTTCAACTTATTATTGCTTAAGCTAATCATAAAAGAAAAGACCAATCTAAACAATTATATTTCCAATCCTGAATCTCAAGATACAAACAAACCCTTCACCATACTAAAAATATGCAATACTAGCTTGATGAAACCTTAGAAAACCAGACATTCTATAAGTGATGTTTCAGAATTTACTCAAAGCTACAGTGACATCAATCATTTGATAAGGGTCATATTTCCAAATCTTCAAAccaataaacataaacatagcAAGTTTATTATCCCTTCCCAACTTAGCAATATCTATCTCCTTTACAATTCCCATGTGTCATAAAAACCTATAATTGAATTTGGATTCAGATTCCATTCTTGTCACAAAGTAACAAGATAAAAGAGTGTAAAtggaaataaagaaagaaaattattaccATTGGCAGAACATGTGTAGCTGAAGTATCATCCTTGGGAGCAAAGTGGGCTGCGATCATGTGAATTCTGCGTTTCACCAACTCAGTCTCCATTTGTAGCAATACAATGTTTCACCAATATTTGAGCTGAAGAGATAAGGCAGCATGCATTAGAGGATCAACAATATATGCAGAGACAGTCACTGGTGAATGGAAGATATTTCTAAGACAACAACATTGGTGGGGACATTCAATCTAAATATCTTTGTGAAACTCAAGATAATGTCACTCAGATTTTATGTCTGGAGTCCAATGGCACCCAAAATATCACTCTGTTTCAGAGTTGGACTGTAgcattttaacttatttttatttatttatttattattattattatcattattattattataacctTATATATAAGATAGCAAATATATAACTGTATTAAATATGTATGATTAGGTGTTAAATGAACAAACTCAATACATTTGAGTTGGATTAAGCTAAACATGAGTTAAGTTAATACggtttactttattttaagaagttatttaaatttattttatatatttgttagaaTATATTCAAAGTGGATTTATTTGACTCATCTTTTATAGTAATAGAATCAAATTATTCATTGTTTCaccaaacattattattattgttgaaacttatataatttgaaaaaaaaaattaaacatttaaattattcaaacattATTATTGGAAGTCTTACGTCGACTAAAGATAAAATCAATATAGAGTATATATGTAGATTCAAACCTTATCTTACGATTTGGTTTTGAAAGGTTGAGTttgacttaaaatttatttttttaacatagtATCACACTTATAATTTAGaacttatttaacaaaattttatgtttgttaaatttattatttcatttgttattGAGCCGCTTTCGAAccaccaattaatatttaatgtaaacGCCACCTTATAACTTGTTTTTGTAGAGATGAGTAGACTTACATAAttagaattaataaataattataataaaaaattattttaatgaattacaAGCCAAATCACATTCGATTCAAATTAAACtcatttaattcattaatttaattCCATCAATGTTGTGATAAGCCGGATTAATCATGATTTTGAACTtgttttgacatctctaatcaaacaaatactataaattaaataccaattttttaaaagttatacttttatcattttatgtagatttttttaacctcgtttttttcttcttttgttaaaaaaataagtacGTTACatagtttattataattttttgaaagcaTACAATAAACAAGgttatcagtttttttttttttacttaaaaaaactgtattttttcattaatatcacatttctttatttacttttaactttGAATTTTCCATCAAgacttttctttatttaaaaaatacacgATTCgtgtatgcatatatatattttgtgcaGCAACAGGcttcttttttcaagaaaacttgggctcatttttttttttcgcacACAATAACAAATGTTTGTTACATATGCCTTCTAAAAATATGAACTTTTACCTATTAAGACACGTGAACAAAAATTTCATGATGATAATGTGAGTCACGACATACAGAGACATAAAGTATCTTAAGCCTTGAGAAGACAGaaaaattactaataaaaaagataattatgaaacaattttatgatttttttttctgagattTTAGAAATACTTGATCATCCGTGATTTCATCCGATATAAGATAACAATTAAATACTTAATTGGGCTCTTGAAAGATTAAATACTTAAATGGGTTATTGAAATATTAGTGTTTTGGCATATAGGTTCctaatttaaacatttatacGAATGAGTTATTGAAAAATTCGAATTTGCATATCCAGTATAAGATAATGAAGATGGTTCGTGCGACAAGGATGACACACCAGACAAAGATACATAAGGACGAACACTACAAGTAATGCAAACCACTGAGTTATTAATTCCATCCAACTCGCTAGGCTACTTTGCAAATGTCCTCGTATTCCATAGCTTTAAGCACTCTGCCATCATAGGGTCCTTTCTCGATCTGCACCTTAGCACAAAAATTATCTGTATCCACTCCCAACAACTTCGCAATTGATCCTCTGTACGCGCCATTGACAATTTTTACACGGCCACCAACTTGTGGAATCACAGTTTCAAGCTCTGCCTGATCAACTCTGAGCACATGCTTACTTTCAAGTATTTCTATTTCCCCAACATACTTGTCAATCACCTTCCGCACAACACCCTTTTGCTTGTAGTAACCCTTCTCTGCCAAAACTTTGCTCATAACCTTAACAACAATTCCCTCATGCAACCAGTAATCCTTCCGGttgattttttcctttttcttctcttcatccCTCATCATTTCCTCCAAAGTTGATTTTCCACCACCACTTTCTTTCCTCTTCAAATTGTTTCCAGGATTTCTATCCCCATATTTCTCTTCATCTGCCTCCTCAAACACCACCCTTGGTGCCTCACGTTTTTCCTTGGTCACCGTTTGTTTAACCAATGAAGACCCAAGAGAAAACCCTATCTTAATTCCATCTTCCATATTTAGTTCCCTTGGAGGCTCAGAAGGCTGATCTGAAGGCTGATCAGCCTCAGGAGTAGGCTGCTGCATCATTTGCTCAGCCATTTCAATCTGTTTTCTGATCTCCTTCTCTTGCTTTTCTTCATCTGCCATATCGGCCTTGATTCTCTTATTCTTCATCCTCTCCTTGAAAAGGGTTTCTGAATCTCTGTCTATGTATGTAATGAACCATCCCTTGGGTGTTTCCTCGACCTTACATTTGCCAGTTCGACCCAAGTACTTGACAAATTCAGTAAGTGTTGCCCACTGGGTGGAGTTCATATGAACATGGTGTCTATCATTTATGTATTCGTTATAAACTACAGTGGCTGCCACACGGCTGAATCGATGGCTGCGCTTCATGTGCTCTAGAAAAGAGCTCTCAAACTCTTCGGAATAGCCCTCAACTATACGGTGTGGGTTTTGTCCAAAAATTTGCATTTGACGCTGATGCCCTTCACTCATGCAATGGCATTTAAATCCATTTTCATCTCGGCACTGCTTCTGGCACATCTGGCAATACCACCGAAGCTTCTGCAGTCCTTTTGCTTTGATTCGATTGGCAATTGCTTTTGGTGTGAGAAACTCATTTTTCCCCATCAAGAATCTGGATGTAATATTTTagatcaaacaaaacattatcaGTAGTCCTACCAGTGTCCccttacaggtgaaatttgttaTGGTGGGagtacataataaaaaaagtattccAATAACAGCTAAAATTCGTAAAGCATTGCAAAACAGGAAGCAAATTATTTACGATCAGTATTAAAGAATTAGATAAAATAACTAACGAATACATTTAGAGTTTTAGATCAACATACAATAAACAACTTCACTTTTTACTTTCCCTGACATGTTCATTAGAATCCTTCAAATAAACTCATTTCTCCTCGTCACCAATTTGGATATAACACTCAGATCTAACAAAATCAGTAATCCTACCCAGTGTCACCTTACAGCTGAAATTACATTGAAGGGAGGGAGGAAGTCCACAATAAAAACAGCATTTGAACGACAACTAAAATTCGGAAAGCAATAGAAAACAAGAAAA from Vigna unguiculata cultivar IT97K-499-35 chromosome 8, ASM411807v1, whole genome shotgun sequence encodes:
- the LOC114193790 gene encoding uncharacterized protein LOC114193790: METELVKRRIHMIAAHFAPKDDTSATHVLPMNCSGSLNSVLRRCDNKVYFARQASSSLGYFMRQTSIEEGGSTFAPKTHHGAGAASEFASNARAPCFARPAMAESLSKNPLVQSLTPEQGFDTLEPPTFSRPNRQIRGDQLHSEKKTSYSEIGGIEWSPRMDVAESESKYVITVEVPGVSISDIRVEVDDLKLCVKGRRSTSSWTIAGCPKASFSSYHRREILYGPYEVVWQLPSGVNKDRISAEFLDGLLQIIVPKILV
- the LOC114194609 gene encoding KIN17-like protein; this translates as MGKNEFLTPKAIANRIKAKGLQKLRWYCQMCQKQCRDENGFKCHCMSEGHQRQMQIFGQNPHRIVEGYSEEFESSFLEHMKRSHRFSRVAATVVYNEYINDRHHVHMNSTQWATLTEFVKYLGRTGKCKVEETPKGWFITYIDRDSETLFKERMKNKRIKADMADEEKQEKEIRKQIEMAEQMMQQPTPEADQPSDQPSEPPRELNMEDGIKIGFSLGSSLVKQTVTKEKREAPRVVFEEADEEKYGDRNPGNNLKRKESGGGKSTLEEMMRDEEKKKEKINRKDYWLHEGIVVKVMSKVLAEKGYYKQKGVVRKVIDKYVGEIEILESKHVLRVDQAELETVIPQVGGRVKIVNGAYRGSIAKLLGVDTDNFCAKVQIEKGPYDGRVLKAMEYEDICKVA